From Rhododendron vialii isolate Sample 1 chromosome 7a, ASM3025357v1:
CTAAATATGAGTGATGTAAAAAGAATGTTAATTAAGCCCCAACACGAAACAATGAAAACTTGAAACTAACCCTTGTTCAATCAAATCCGAATTTCCACCGCTGAAGGAACCTTCGTTGCCTCGTTGGTACAGTTTAGGGAACCCGAGATAAGCCGTTACCCTGCGAAACAGTtacagaaatcaacaaaatctGCTTACAGGGTCCCCGGATTCTCTACATTTTAAAGCATTAGTATATACTGTACGTGCGATATGATCGAGAGAGCGAATGAGTGGCCCTGTTCTATTCCGTGTCCGGGGCCTATAAATAGCCACGAGCGTtacctgcttatttaactgtgAACCGTTCAAGTCTCCCAAGCCACTACATACAGCTGCGTCTTTTCCTTCCCTCAtcgtcttcctcttcttctccatttAGCTTCACAGTACCAAATTCAAGGCTCTAGAGGTAAACATTCGTTTACATCACAGCTTTTCCTTTTTGGGTGTGACCGATTTCGTCGTTTGATGTCGTAAAGCCGTGCCTTTCATGGATTTGTTTCTAACTACACACATTTATTTCTGGGTTCAGCGAAATGCTTaattttagggtttgtttttggCTGTAAAATGCTTCTTTTGCATCACATTGTGGGATTCTTTGTTCATTTTAGGGTGGTAAAGCCGTTACTAAATTGACATGTCTGTCCAAACCTTGGGGCACTGGAGTTTGCCCGGTGATTAACGTCGCCCGGACACccggttacaaaaaaaaaaaacctgatatATCTGTGAATTGTGGTGGGGTTTGAGCTAATTTTTGCTCTCAAGTCTCAATGCGTTTGGTTTGCTTTGCTTTTATTATAGTTTCTCTCTTCTGTGTAATTTTAGTGGTTCCATTTTTGGAGGTTCAGTTTTGTATCTTTCTGGATGGTAGTTTTGGAGGGGGGCTCAAGTCATGTTGTGCTTTGCTAATGGTAGATTTTGTGTCCTTCTGTAATCCTGGGTTGTGTGgctttaattttgtatttgccttTTAAAAATTGGCATTGCATTTTCTGTGAACCAGACATGAGTACTGGTATCAATTTTCTACGTTTTAGTTTAATGGTTCAGGCTCTTTCTTTTAGGGGTTTGCCAGAACTTTAGTTGCCATAATTGGGTGGTTAGGACTGGACTTCTTCCTTTTGTTCCTATTGTTTTGCTGAACTATGGGCATAATCAAGTTTGAGGGGATTGACCATCTTATGAAGGGGCTGGCTGTGTTATCTTAGTGTTATTAACATGGAACTTCTCTACTTTCATTCTATTTAATTTAACAAGTTGCATAGTAGTTATTcctgctcaattttttttcggatAATTTTTGCCAACGAGTGTGTGGCGATTCGCCCTGCTAATCCCTGAGCCCAAGTCCAAGGAGCAAACTCTAGGGGAGTTGGGAATGCAATTCCCAGTTGCCCACCACTTGAGATTTGTAAGTTAGACCTCTCTAAGAGATTTACTAGGTTCTGTCCACTTACCCTGTGTCGTCGTTATAAGGTGTTATTTCCAACAATTATTCTTTGCATTCGACTGACTTTTGTGTTTGCAGAATGGGAAGCACAGAAGGAACCACTTATGGCGCATACACGTATGAGAACCTTGAGAGGGAACCATACTGGCCATCAGAGAAGCTCCGGATTTCAATTACTGGGGCGGGTGGATTTATTGCTTCCCACATTGCTCGGCGTTTGAAGAGTGAGGGTCATTACATCATTGCTTCTGATTGGAAGAGGAATGAGCACATGACTGAAGACATGTTCTGTCACGAATTTCATCTTGTCGATCTAAGGGTCATGGATAATTGCTTGAAGGTGACCGAGGGAGTTGACCATGTCTTCAACCTTGCTGCCGATATGGGTGGGATGGGCTTTATTCAGTCCAACCACTCGGTTATTATGTATAACAACACAATGATTAGTTTCAACATGCTTGAGGCCGCTAGGGTCAATGGAGTCAAGAGGTATGCTGGCCTACATTTTGGTATATTTACATCTTCTGTATCTAATTTTTCCATGTTGAGAGAAGTTAGAGTTCTCAAGTCTGGAACGATCTACTTTAGTTAATCATGTCATTGAACTCTCAATGTTTCATCTTACTGTTGTTAGCAAGATCTCTGATATTTGATGGCTGGCTTGGTACAGGTTCTTCTATGCCTCTAGTGCCTGTATTTACCCTGAATTTAAGCAGCTGGAAACTAATGTGAGCTTGAAGGAATCTGATGCATGGCCTGCGGAGGTTGGTTTGCTGTCTCTAGTAGGCAAACCTGTAATCTAGTTGTTTTCTTCCCAATTGTTAGAAACCAATTTATGGATTTcttctttttgatttttagcCTCAAGATGCTTATGGCTTGGAGAAACTCGCGACAGAAGAGCTGTGTAAACACTATACAAAAGACTTTGGAATTGAATGTCGGATTGGTAGGTTCCATAACATATATGGTCCCTTTGGAACATGGAAAGGTAAGCTTTCTGATCACTTATACCTATGTGACATTTTTCTATTTGACTCTTCTAATAGTTCAGTTTTGGCGGCATAGGTGGAAGAGAAAAGGCCCCTGCTGCTTTTTGCAGGAAAGCCCTCACTGCTACAGATAAATTTGAGATGTGGGGAGATGGATTGCAAACTCGTTCTTTCACCTTTATTGATGAGTGTGTTGAAGGTGTGCTCAGGTAGGCAATTATGATTTCTGACGCTTGTGCAGCTTAAGTTAACTCTTTGCTACTTGGGTAATGTAGGTTAGACTAAAGTCTAACATGTCGATTTGGGAAAAAACTTGAATGTGTCGAGTGTCCCCAGAAATGCCAATTCCCAGAAGGGACTACTACTGTGGGAAGGAGGGAGTATTTCCTTCCAAACTAAATATTCTTGATGCTACATGGAAGATATTTGGTCAAACAATTGTCATCCTTTGTTCATCACAGCTTTCTGCTAGGGAAAGGAATATTTCTGTGTTTGTGTAAGCCTGCAAATGCGTACAGCCGTACATGCTCTCTTTCAGTTGTCCTTCCTTTTTGAGTGAACagatttttgagaaaatttagTTCCATTTACAATGTGATGGGCATCACTCAGTATTATTGACTTTCTCACTAATGTTCCATCTTGCATTGCTAGACTGACGAAGTCAGACTTCCGTGAGCCAGTGAACATTGGAAGCGATGAAATGGTTAGCATGAATGAGATGGCTGAGATTGTTCTCAGTTTTGAGAACAAGAAGCTGCCTATTCATCACATTCCTGGCCCAGAGGGTGTCCGTGGTCGCAACTCAGATAATACGCTGATCAAAGAGAAGCTTGGTTGGGCGCCAACAATGAGATTGAAGGTACTTATATAAAATCTGGCTGCGCAGTTGTATCTTGAACTAGAACTTTTGAATTGTCATTCAGTCACAAGTCTAATTTATTTGTGGAAGTTTGTGGGAATTCACTTCATTCCATGACTTTCTTAAATGGATACTTTGCTTTCTCTTCCTAAGTtaggagagaagaaaagaagagaatagATAGTGTTTTC
This genomic window contains:
- the LOC131333403 gene encoding GDP-mannose 3,5-epimerase 2, with protein sequence MGSTEGTTYGAYTYENLEREPYWPSEKLRISITGAGGFIASHIARRLKSEGHYIIASDWKRNEHMTEDMFCHEFHLVDLRVMDNCLKVTEGVDHVFNLAADMGGMGFIQSNHSVIMYNNTMISFNMLEAARVNGVKRFFYASSACIYPEFKQLETNVSLKESDAWPAEPQDAYGLEKLATEELCKHYTKDFGIECRIGRFHNIYGPFGTWKGGREKAPAAFCRKALTATDKFEMWGDGLQTRSFTFIDECVEGVLRLTKSDFREPVNIGSDEMVSMNEMAEIVLSFENKKLPIHHIPGPEGVRGRNSDNTLIKEKLGWAPTMRLKDGLRITYFWIKEQIEKEKAHGVDLSIYGSSKVVGTQAPVQLGSLRAADGKEMN